A region from the Salifodinibacter halophilus genome encodes:
- a CDS encoding peptidoglycan DD-metalloendopeptidase family protein codes for MVATCRAALALLFLGCTVTYTSLAPATTNAETPSQSTSENQRHNHPTGDSGFRLSKASGLIPAKGPRWRRIKVEQGDTLASVLQQAGLERGIWHDVVAAGSAAKALKRLHPGDRVAIERDSSGKLMGLRYQLSSDKTLVLTRKNGDLNARIQQIPVTKRRLIAHGTVRQSLANSLARARVPARVANQLTQIFKHRFNLSKNIQSGDHFSIMYQARYSAGQRFSIGPVIAATLRTNGDQLTAFRATGPDGDTGYYARDGRSLQRSISRHPVDYTHISSPFSRSRVNPVTGKREPHHGVDMAAAVGTPIHAAADGTVKYKGWKNGYGRIVQLKDFGGYSTRYAHMHRFAKGLQEGEHVKQGQIIGYVGQSGRTTGPHLHFEIRKNGTPHNPMTMALPGGRKLPTARLAQFKTRIKPLVAKLEQAEHQRVAVQSTDYRSPVCQRQVGIGRQLSVDPTAITNANETGINLFCRTSG; via the coding sequence ATGGTGGCGACCTGCCGAGCTGCGCTTGCACTACTTTTTTTGGGCTGCACAGTTACTTATACCTCGCTGGCACCGGCCACTACGAATGCAGAAACACCATCCCAATCCACGTCCGAAAACCAACGCCACAATCACCCAACTGGCGATTCCGGGTTTCGTCTTAGCAAGGCAAGCGGCCTGATCCCGGCCAAAGGGCCGCGCTGGCGGCGCATCAAGGTCGAACAAGGCGACACACTTGCCAGCGTGTTGCAACAAGCTGGCCTCGAACGCGGCATATGGCACGACGTCGTGGCAGCCGGATCGGCAGCCAAGGCTTTAAAGCGTCTGCACCCCGGCGACCGCGTCGCCATCGAACGCGACTCGAGCGGCAAACTGATGGGACTGCGCTACCAACTTTCTTCAGACAAAACGCTGGTACTGACACGCAAGAACGGCGATCTTAATGCCCGCATCCAGCAAATCCCCGTCACAAAGCGGCGTCTGATCGCGCACGGAACAGTGCGCCAGTCACTTGCCAATTCGCTGGCCCGGGCGCGGGTACCTGCACGCGTAGCTAACCAGCTTACACAGATCTTCAAGCATCGCTTTAACCTGTCTAAAAATATCCAGTCGGGCGACCACTTCAGCATCATGTATCAGGCTCGCTACAGTGCCGGTCAACGCTTCAGCATCGGTCCGGTTATCGCCGCCACCCTGCGCACAAATGGGGATCAACTAACAGCATTCCGCGCTACGGGGCCAGACGGCGATACGGGCTATTACGCTCGCGACGGGCGCTCATTGCAGCGCTCCATTTCCCGGCATCCTGTCGACTACACACATATCAGCTCGCCGTTTAGCCGGTCGCGCGTCAATCCAGTGACCGGCAAGCGCGAGCCGCATCACGGCGTTGACATGGCCGCGGCCGTTGGCACACCGATCCATGCGGCCGCCGATGGCACGGTCAAATACAAAGGCTGGAAAAACGGCTACGGGCGCATCGTCCAGCTCAAGGATTTCGGCGGCTACAGCACCCGCTATGCCCACATGCATCGCTTCGCGAAAGGTCTGCAGGAAGGCGAACACGTCAAACAAGGACAAATCATCGGCTATGTCGGCCAATCGGGCCGAACAACCGGGCCGCACCTGCACTTCGAAATTCGGAAAAACGGCACGCCACATAATCCGATGACCATGGCTCTGCCCGGCGGCCGGAAACTGCCCACGGCGCGCTTGGCGCAATTTAAAACGCGCATCAAACCACTGGTCGCCAAACTGGAGCAGGCCGAGCATCAAC